Part of the Synechococcus sp. HK01-R genome is shown below.
CTGGCCGGTCTGGGCCTGGAGGTCGATCACGGTGCCATTCACCGGAGCCCGAAGGGTGACGAGATCCAGTTTCGAGCGCGCATCCACCAGATCGGCCCTGAGCTGGGCCTGGGTGCGTTCGGACGCGAAGGCGAGCGTCTGTTGCTCCTGGCGGGCTTCCGCCAATTCTCGCCGGGTGGCCTCGAGCTGACGCTCCTTTTCAATCACCTGGAGCTGGGAGCTTCCTCCGTCGGCCGCCAACTGCCGCAAGGGGGCCAGCAGCCGCTCGTCGATCGCCAGCTGGCGATCGAGTCCGCGGATCCGCTCATTCAATCGGGCCTGGGCGGATTGTTGGCGACGGGTTTCCGCCTCCAGCTCACTGCGCAGTTCGGCCACATCGCTGCGTTGCACCCGAGGATCCAGAACGACCAACGCCTGGCCCGACTCGACGCGCTGGCCATTGTTCACCAGCACTTCTCGCACCACGCCCCGCTCCGGTGTGGTGAGTTCCTGTGTGCTGCGCCGCGTCACCAGCTTGCCCGGCACATCCACGATCTGATCCACTTTCACCACCGCTGCAGCCGTGACCACGGTGAGCGTGAGCACCGACAGGGTGCCGGCCAGCACCAGGGGCAGCATGGGAGAGGGCCGACTCTCCAGCCGAAGGGCTTCATCCTGATTGGTTTGGCTTGCGGCCGGCAGGGGCCGTCCTGGCAGTTGGGGCTGGCGCATGATCAGGCGGAGCGGAGAGGTTGTTGCTGGCCGGCCATGGTGGCGAAGGCGCCAGCGCGGGCCATCAGCTCCTCCCAGGACCCATCCTCGAGGATCACACCCTGATCCATCAGCAGGATGCGATCGGCGTCGCGCAGAGTGCCTACTCGATGGGTGACCAGCAGGATGGTGCGACCGCTGAAGCGTTGGCGTAGGCGCTGAAGCAGCAGATGCTCAGTGGTGGGATCCAGGGCGGAGGTGGCCTCATCGAGGATCACCAGATTCGGGTTCTGCAACACCATCCGCGCGATGGCAATGCGTTGCTTCTGCCCACCGGACAGACCACCGCCGCGTTCGCCCACCCGGGTGTTGTAGCCGTCGGGTAGCTGCATGATGAACTCGTGGGCACAGGCCACCTGGGCGGCTTCCACCACCGCTTCATAGGGAGCATCGGGCAGGTTCAGGCGCAGGTTGTCCAGCACGGTGCCATCGAACAGGATTGACTCCTGGGGCACAAAGCCCACTTGGCGGCGCAAGCTGCCGGTCTGCACCTTGCTGATGTCGATGCCATCGATGAACATCCGGCCTTCCTGCGGTTGGTAAAGGCCGTCGAGCAGCTGCACCACGGTGCTTTTGCCGCTGCCACTGCTCCCCACCAGGCCCACCGTGCTGCCTGCAGCGATGTGCAATGTGAAATCGTCGAGTTGGCGACGCCCGTCAAGGTTGTAGGAAAAGGCGACCCGCTCGATATCGATCCGACCCTGGATCGGTGGCAGGGGCAGCCGATTGGCGCTGCTGATCGATTCCTCCGGCTGCTGTCCCAGCACATCGGCGAGGGCATCCATGGCGGCGCGGGCATCGCGGTATTGATTGGCAATCGTGGAGAGATTGAGCATCGGTTGCACAATTCCATTGGAGAGGATGAACACCGCAAAGAGGGCACCGACGGAGCCGTTGCCGCTCACCACCAGCCAGCCGCCCACCATGAACAGGGCCACGCGATTGGCATTCGCCACCGCCTCATTCAGTTCACTCACCGTGACGCGGGTTTTCGTGAGCCGGAAATCTTCTCCGGTGAAGCGGCGATAGCGCTCAAGCCATTGCCAACGCGCTTGGCTGGCGAAGTTCTGGCTTTTCACCGTCCGGATCGCGGTGAGCACCTCCACCAGGAACCCCTGGGCCCGTCCCCAGGCCTGATTGCGGCGGGTGAGCAGCCGTTTGAGTGGATCGCGTCCGGCTCGATTGATCAAGAGCAGGATCGGCACCTGAATCAACACCACGGCGCCGAGCACGGGCGAGAGCCAGAAGAGAACGATCGCCACCATGGGCATGAACAGCAGATCGAGGCTGCTGCTCACGGCCGTGTTGGTGAGAAAGTTGCGCACGCGCTGCAGGTCATAGAGGCGGCTGGCGAGATCCCCCACCGTGCGCCGATCGAAGAATTTGAGCGGTAACCGAAAGAGGTGCCCCACGATCTGGCTGCCGAGGCGGGTGTCGATCCGGTCGGAAAGATCGGAGAGCAGAAATTCCTTGAGCAAACCCAACACCGCCATCACGGCGATCGCCAGGCCCATCACCACGCCGATGGGCCAGAGCAGGGAGAGATTGCGACTGCCCACCACCACATCGATGATTTGCAGCACCGCCAGCGGAAACACCAGCGACAGCAGTTTGTCGACGAAGCCGGTGAGCACCAGCAGCCCCATCTGGGGCCGATAGGGCTGCATCACCGTCCAGAACCAGTTGAGGTCGAACCGGGTGGCCTGGGCGTCGTCGGCGGCTGATTCGGCCGGGCGCACCAGCATCAGCTTCAGGCCTTCATCGCCCAGTTGCCGCAGCTCCT
Proteins encoded:
- a CDS encoding HlyD family secretion protein, whose product is MRQPQLPGRPLPAASQTNQDEALRLESRPSPMLPLVLAGTLSVLTLTVVTAAAVVKVDQIVDVPGKLVTRRSTQELTTPERGVVREVLVNNGQRVESGQALVVLDPRVQRSDVAELRSELEAETRRQQSAQARLNERIRGLDRQLAIDERLLAPLRQLAADGGSSQLQVIEKERQLEATRRELAEARQEQQTLAFASERTQAQLRADLVDARSKLDLVTLRAPVNGTVIDLQAQTGQVANGNEPLLKLVPNDELQAQVFAPNKDLAFIRPGQSAEIAFSAYDKSLYGTLPATVTQVSEDALPPSQEYDYPNFPISLDLSAQSLSVRDRRFGLQPGMALNAQIKLQQRTVLQLLFSRFNQSLDAVRTMR
- a CDS encoding peptidase domain-containing ABC transporter, whose product is MSQNASSLPVPLQSVLASQRSHLQWLRYRTGQPLLQADRLPHQVMFIAEGAVRLIGDDPSSGPFTLARLGSGDALGWCGLVRGLPCEAAIAMESTLVAALPAKQFLRLLPDEAVLQQGCIEPDRSELAQLLLAWVARQPQRYDDLPGLLAELWRPGALQLLSGDALRQAGDLDDSWLWLPSAPLGPEARLGDSIDQWRPSGADRDLPLGPRLLGIQRAALDEALQARSGRTDAPERNAGRAPDELWQQAEDAGDLPAPIDPGELGLSQAHRVLPPLRERGDTPLDTAMICLRRLAQRYRFPFPRDSVEQVLLDCDTRLGGISLLHLGQILESLGLEVRPLTAPAQHLHRIEPPALIRYGERFLLVEEAGARGLVVADPSRGLITLSLQELRQLGDEGLKLMLVRPAESAADDAQATRFDLNWFWTVMQPYRPQMGLLVLTGFVDKLLSLVFPLAVLQIIDVVVGSRNLSLLWPIGVVMGLAIAVMAVLGLLKEFLLSDLSDRIDTRLGSQIVGHLFRLPLKFFDRRTVGDLASRLYDLQRVRNFLTNTAVSSSLDLLFMPMVAIVLFWLSPVLGAVVLIQVPILLLINRAGRDPLKRLLTRRNQAWGRAQGFLVEVLTAIRTVKSQNFASQARWQWLERYRRFTGEDFRLTKTRVTVSELNEAVANANRVALFMVGGWLVVSGNGSVGALFAVFILSNGIVQPMLNLSTIANQYRDARAAMDALADVLGQQPEESISSANRLPLPPIQGRIDIERVAFSYNLDGRRQLDDFTLHIAAGSTVGLVGSSGSGKSTVVQLLDGLYQPQEGRMFIDGIDISKVQTGSLRRQVGFVPQESILFDGTVLDNLRLNLPDAPYEAVVEAAQVACAHEFIMQLPDGYNTRVGERGGGLSGGQKQRIAIARMVLQNPNLVILDEATSALDPTTEHLLLQRLRQRFSGRTILLVTHRVGTLRDADRILLMDQGVILEDGSWEELMARAGAFATMAGQQQPLRSA